One genomic window of Halobellus limi includes the following:
- a CDS encoding helix-turn-helix domain-containing protein: MSGIRAEITVDSPPDCPAATAAEATEGTADSITKSVPADPEEPVTEEFVLEGDRSLETADARGGEGETPESDVDPDEFQEVFSYGSERVYRFERSQERTCFCECIEAFGCPVRDVHSRGGSLTVSFHAPDVDTLRSVVARLDQRWSGVSVRRLVRSDADRDGSDLVLVDRSELTERQREVLETAHEMGYFEYPKRANAGDVAEELGVDDSTFVEHLSAAQGKLLSAILP; this comes from the coding sequence GTGAGTGGGATCCGCGCGGAGATCACCGTCGACTCGCCGCCCGACTGCCCGGCCGCGACCGCCGCAGAGGCGACCGAGGGCACGGCGGACTCGATCACGAAGTCCGTCCCAGCGGATCCCGAAGAGCCGGTGACCGAGGAGTTCGTGCTGGAGGGCGATCGGTCGCTGGAAACCGCAGACGCGCGGGGGGGTGAGGGGGAGACCCCAGAGTCGGACGTAGATCCCGACGAGTTCCAGGAGGTCTTCTCCTACGGCTCCGAGCGCGTCTACCGGTTCGAGCGGTCCCAGGAGCGGACCTGTTTCTGCGAGTGCATCGAGGCGTTCGGCTGTCCGGTGCGCGACGTGCACTCCCGCGGCGGCTCCCTGACGGTCAGCTTCCACGCCCCCGACGTCGACACGCTCCGGTCGGTCGTCGCGCGGCTCGATCAGCGGTGGTCCGGGGTGTCCGTCCGTCGGCTCGTCCGCTCCGACGCCGACCGCGACGGCTCGGATCTCGTTCTCGTCGATCGCAGCGAACTGACCGAACGGCAGCGGGAGGTCCTCGAGACGGCGCACGAGATGGGCTACTTCGAGTACCCGAAGCGGGCGAACGCCGGCGACGTCGCCGAGGAACTCGGCGTCGACGACTCGACGTTCGTCGAGCACCTCTCGGCCGCGCAGGGGAAGCTCCTTTCCGCGATCCTCCCGTAG
- a CDS encoding DUF1611 domain-containing protein: MTDTSPENDPERVVVLAHEKFPERAKTATGVLKYADYDVVAVLDRDRAGTVTTDHRADLPSVPIVSSMADAPEADTLLVGISPIGGEFDDSWRPDVRTAIERGCDVVAGLHYFLSEDEEFATLAAEHGVTLRDVRKPKEDLTVAGGRSADVDAEVVLTVGTDCSVGKMTVALELVEAARERGVDAGFVPTGQTGIMIAGWGNPIDRVVSDFTAGAVEEMILEVGDDYDVLFVEGQGSIVHPAYSAVTCGILHGAMPDSMVLCHTAGREAIHGYESFSLPETDEYVDLYEGLAAPVHEGDVVAGALNTSGIDDDAAARAAVEAYSDELGRPATDVVRFDADAVLDSVLGAE, translated from the coding sequence ATGACTGACACGTCACCGGAAAACGACCCGGAGCGAGTCGTCGTGCTCGCCCACGAGAAGTTCCCCGAGCGGGCGAAGACGGCCACGGGCGTCCTCAAGTACGCCGACTACGACGTCGTCGCCGTCCTCGACCGCGACCGCGCCGGGACGGTCACGACCGACCACCGCGCGGACCTCCCGTCGGTTCCGATCGTCTCCTCGATGGCCGACGCGCCCGAGGCCGACACGCTACTCGTCGGAATCTCGCCCATCGGCGGCGAGTTCGACGACTCCTGGCGGCCGGACGTCCGGACCGCGATCGAGCGCGGGTGCGACGTCGTCGCCGGCCTCCACTACTTCCTCTCCGAAGACGAGGAGTTCGCGACGCTCGCGGCGGAACACGGCGTCACGCTCCGCGACGTGCGGAAGCCCAAGGAGGACCTGACGGTCGCCGGCGGTCGGAGCGCCGACGTGGACGCCGAGGTAGTGCTGACGGTGGGGACCGACTGCTCGGTCGGGAAGATGACCGTCGCGCTCGAACTCGTCGAGGCCGCCCGCGAGCGCGGCGTCGACGCGGGGTTCGTCCCGACCGGTCAGACCGGGATCATGATCGCCGGCTGGGGGAACCCGATCGACCGCGTCGTCTCCGACTTCACCGCCGGCGCGGTCGAGGAGATGATCCTCGAAGTCGGCGACGACTACGACGTGCTGTTCGTCGAGGGGCAGGGCAGCATCGTCCACCCGGCGTACTCGGCGGTCACCTGCGGCATCCTCCACGGCGCGATGCCCGATTCGATGGTCCTCTGTCACACCGCGGGCCGCGAAGCGATCCACGGCTACGAGTCGTTCTCGCTGCCCGAGACCGACGAGTACGTCGACCTCTACGAGGGGCTGGCTGCGCCCGTTCACGAGGGGGACGTCGTCGCGGGCGCGCTGAACACGTCCGGCATCGACGACGACGCCGCGGCGCGGGCGGCCGTCGAGGCGTACTCCGACGAACTGGGTCGACCCGCGACCGACGTCGTCCGGTTCGACGCCGACGCGGTCCTCGATTCGGTCCTCGGGGCGGAGTGA
- a CDS encoding UPF0179 family protein translates to MTQVTLIGDRLASPGTEFVYEGESAACEGCPYRQQCLNLTEGVRYEVTDVRENGQLLDCAVHDTGVRAVEVEPASITANVASKGAYAGSKVELPGPCPHTECPSHEYCVPEGASFDAEYRIEEVVGDPPHEFCYLDRELTLVELEPPEE, encoded by the coding sequence ATGACTCAGGTCACGCTCATCGGCGACCGGCTCGCGTCTCCGGGGACGGAGTTCGTCTACGAGGGCGAGTCGGCGGCGTGCGAGGGCTGTCCCTACCGACAGCAGTGCCTGAACCTCACCGAGGGCGTCCGCTACGAGGTGACAGACGTCCGCGAGAACGGACAGCTACTCGACTGCGCCGTCCACGACACCGGCGTCCGCGCCGTCGAGGTCGAACCCGCGTCGATCACCGCCAACGTCGCCTCGAAGGGGGCCTACGCCGGCAGCAAGGTGGAGCTTCCGGGCCCGTGCCCGCACACGGAGTGTCCGAGCCACGAGTACTGCGTCCCGGAGGGCGCGAGCTTCGACGCCGAGTACCGGATCGAGGAGGTCGTCGGCGACCCGCCCCACGAGTTCTGTTACCTGGATCGAGAGCTGACGCTCGTCGAACTCGAACCGCCGGAGGAGTAG
- a CDS encoding dipeptide epimerase, which produces MLSTEFERVSLPLADAFTISRGTQEVAENVVVRITDDGGMTGVGAAAPVGHYGETADTVEAVLPALLDVVESVGDPHAIERIERELRGVVEDNPAARAAVDVALHDLAAKRLGVPLYRQWGLDPDRMPKTSFTIGLDATERMREKTREAIEEGYDVLKVKLGTDRDEEIVAAVREEAPDASIRVDANEAWTPRETVRTTERLDAYGVEFVEQPVPASDPEGLKFVYERSPLPIAADESCVTLSDVPAVADRTDVVNLKLMKTGGLAEAKRMVHAARAHGLEVMLGCMIETNAAIAAACHLAPLVDYADLDGALLLDDDEYEGVPIDGSEIRLAGVDRAGTGARRT; this is translated from the coding sequence ATGCTCTCGACCGAGTTCGAGCGCGTCTCGCTCCCGCTCGCGGACGCGTTCACCATCTCCCGCGGGACCCAGGAGGTCGCCGAGAACGTCGTCGTCCGGATCACCGACGACGGCGGAATGACGGGCGTCGGGGCCGCCGCCCCGGTGGGCCACTACGGCGAGACCGCGGACACCGTCGAGGCCGTGCTGCCGGCCCTCCTCGACGTCGTCGAGTCAGTCGGCGACCCGCACGCGATCGAGCGGATCGAGCGCGAACTCCGCGGCGTCGTCGAGGACAACCCGGCGGCGCGCGCCGCGGTCGACGTCGCGCTGCACGACCTCGCCGCGAAGCGCCTCGGCGTTCCACTGTACCGACAGTGGGGGCTCGACCCCGACCGGATGCCGAAGACGTCGTTCACGATCGGCCTCGACGCGACCGAGCGGATGCGCGAGAAGACGCGTGAAGCGATCGAGGAGGGCTACGACGTCCTGAAGGTGAAACTCGGGACCGACCGCGACGAGGAGATCGTCGCCGCCGTCCGCGAAGAGGCCCCCGACGCCAGCATCCGCGTCGACGCCAACGAGGCGTGGACGCCGCGGGAGACGGTCCGGACGACCGAGCGACTCGACGCGTACGGCGTCGAGTTCGTCGAACAGCCCGTTCCCGCCAGCGACCCGGAGGGGCTGAAGTTCGTCTACGAGCGATCCCCCCTGCCGATCGCCGCGGACGAGTCCTGCGTGACGCTGTCGGACGTCCCCGCGGTCGCCGACCGGACGGACGTCGTGAATCTGAAACTGATGAAAACCGGCGGCCTCGCGGAGGCGAAGCGGATGGTCCACGCCGCGCGGGCCCACGGACTGGAGGTGATGCTCGGCTGTATGATCGAGACGAACGCCGCCATCGCGGCCGCGTGTCACCTCGCGCCGCTCGTCGACTACGCGGACCTCGACGGCGCGCTGCTGCTCGACGACGACGAGTACGAGGGCGTGCCGATCGACGGCAGCGAGATCCGACTCGCCGGGGTCGACCGCGCGGGAACCGGCGCGCGGCGGACGTAG
- a CDS encoding RAD55 family ATPase: MRIPSGVSGFDHLIQGGFLPGRLYVLSGPPGSGKTTFTAQFVAEGLRNGENCLYVTMHESREELVNDMSSYEFGFETLAASEQFRFVNLANKKGKRLLSQSSSGGGPSSVQSLTDKMVAFVNSREIDRLVIDSTMLLELFFTDGEEEMARFLTALKGCDATTLLISEMTDPSAYSDEHFLAHGVVFFHNYLEATGMTRGIQVVKMRGTDIDCDIRSLRFTDEGLVVDPTKRVDF, encoded by the coding sequence ATGCGGATACCGAGCGGCGTCAGCGGGTTCGACCACCTGATCCAGGGGGGGTTCCTTCCCGGGCGCCTGTACGTGCTCTCCGGCCCGCCGGGGAGCGGAAAGACGACGTTCACCGCCCAGTTCGTCGCCGAGGGGCTCAGAAACGGGGAGAACTGCCTCTACGTCACGATGCACGAGTCCCGCGAGGAACTCGTCAACGACATGTCCAGCTACGAGTTCGGCTTCGAGACGCTCGCGGCCTCCGAGCAGTTCCGATTCGTCAACCTGGCGAACAAGAAGGGAAAACGGCTGTTGAGCCAGTCGTCCTCGGGCGGCGGTCCCTCCAGCGTCCAGAGCCTGACCGACAAGATGGTCGCGTTCGTGAACTCCCGCGAGATCGATCGGCTGGTGATCGACTCGACGATGCTCTTAGAGCTGTTCTTCACCGACGGCGAGGAGGAGATGGCGCGGTTTCTCACCGCGCTGAAGGGCTGTGACGCGACGACGCTTCTCATCTCGGAGATGACCGACCCGAGCGCGTACTCCGACGAGCACTTTCTCGCCCACGGCGTCGTCTTCTTCCACAACTACCTGGAGGCGACCGGGATGACCCGCGGGATCCAGGTCGTGAAGATGCGGGGGACCGACATCGACTGCGACATCCGGTCGCTGCGATTCACCGACGAGGGTCTCGTCGTCGACCCGACGAAACGCGTGGACTTCTGA
- a CDS encoding NAD(P)/FAD-dependent oxidoreductase, with protein MTDRVEDETATRIGIVGAGAAGVGAAYALRDADAAVTVVEKSGGVCGRAATRRKNGCRYDHGANYLKDADRRTEALLYELGDDGLAEIEEPVWTFDGDGEISPGDGRDSRKFTWTEGITQLAKRLLDRTDATVHRRTRIEAIEREVEGVAGGEWTLVDADGERHGPFDALLLTPPAPQTAALLRATEWEDDRLGQLVEAVEAVPYRTIRTVVLHYPFCESRPWYGLVDADREHAVGWLSREECKAGHVPDGESLLIAQMSPAWSEERYDDPLGDVADDVADRVARLLGDERYRDPDWVDDQGWRYALPDAAVDREATERVADAGLYVAGDWVVGEGRVPEALWNGHDVGERIAADLS; from the coding sequence GTGACAGACCGAGTCGAGGACGAGACCGCCACGCGCATCGGCATCGTCGGCGCGGGTGCGGCGGGCGTCGGCGCGGCGTACGCGCTCCGCGATGCCGACGCGGCCGTGACCGTCGTCGAGAAGAGCGGCGGCGTCTGCGGCCGCGCGGCGACCCGCCGGAAGAACGGGTGTCGCTACGACCACGGCGCGAACTACCTGAAGGACGCGGACCGGCGGACGGAAGCCCTGCTCTACGAACTCGGCGACGACGGCCTCGCCGAGATCGAGGAACCGGTCTGGACGTTCGACGGCGACGGCGAGATCAGTCCGGGCGACGGCCGCGACTCCCGGAAGTTCACGTGGACCGAGGGGATCACTCAGTTGGCGAAGCGCCTGCTCGATCGAACCGACGCGACCGTTCACCGGCGGACGCGGATCGAGGCGATCGAACGGGAGGTCGAGGGCGTCGCGGGCGGCGAGTGGACGCTCGTCGACGCCGACGGGGAACGCCACGGCCCGTTCGACGCGCTCCTCCTGACGCCGCCGGCACCGCAGACGGCCGCGTTGCTGCGGGCGACCGAGTGGGAGGACGACCGGCTCGGCCAACTCGTCGAGGCCGTCGAGGCCGTCCCCTACCGGACGATTCGGACGGTCGTGCTCCACTACCCGTTCTGCGAGTCCCGCCCCTGGTACGGCCTCGTGGACGCCGATCGGGAACACGCCGTCGGCTGGCTCTCCCGCGAGGAGTGTAAGGCCGGCCACGTCCCCGACGGCGAGAGCCTCCTGATCGCCCAGATGAGCCCCGCGTGGTCGGAGGAACGCTACGACGACCCGCTCGGAGACGTCGCCGACGACGTCGCGGATCGAGTCGCGAGACTGCTCGGAGACGAGCGGTACCGCGATCCCGACTGGGTCGACGACCAGGGATGGCGTTACGCGCTCCCCGATGCGGCGGTCGACCGGGAGGCCACCGAACGCGTCGCGGACGCGGGGCTGTACGTCGCCGGCGACTGGGTCGTCGGCGAGGGACGGGTGCCCGAGGCGCTCTGGAACGGCCACGACGTCGGCGAACGGATCGCGGCGGATCTCTCGTAG
- a CDS encoding Vms1/Ankzf1 family peptidyl-tRNA hydrolase, translating to MLDELLGRAELKARIEELEEEKRHLERRAAAEEERRSEAARERQEAEAEVNRLEDRIEGLEERVERLAETDDVDVAFRGTEQLRGDRRDEVLSRLSSFETGPEGALTAMVHEDVPDAVAEALGDRSALVRRAAPCLVCVDDAGLVAAALDPPTPPAAFAEWGSGFRLDRSWFAPAGPTWVALVRSDLFALGVYDGESVALVDEVESDVMGSHSKGGFSQARFERRRDQQVDEHLDRAREAIEAHVGSGADRDLIVLGEGTVLGRFTDLADRTATVDATGEPAAALESAVREFWTVRLSLL from the coding sequence ATGCTCGACGAGTTGCTCGGCCGCGCGGAGCTCAAGGCGCGGATCGAGGAACTGGAGGAGGAGAAGCGTCACCTCGAACGCCGGGCGGCGGCCGAAGAGGAGCGTCGATCGGAGGCCGCCCGCGAGCGCCAAGAGGCCGAAGCCGAGGTCAACCGGCTCGAAGACAGGATCGAGGGCCTCGAAGAGCGCGTCGAACGGCTCGCCGAGACCGACGACGTCGACGTCGCGTTCCGCGGGACCGAGCAGCTGCGCGGAGACCGCCGCGACGAGGTCCTCTCCCGCTTGTCGTCGTTCGAGACGGGACCGGAAGGAGCGCTGACCGCGATGGTCCACGAGGACGTCCCCGACGCCGTCGCCGAGGCGCTCGGCGATCGGTCGGCGCTCGTCCGCCGGGCCGCGCCGTGTCTGGTCTGCGTCGACGACGCCGGTCTCGTCGCCGCCGCGCTCGACCCGCCGACGCCGCCCGCGGCGTTCGCAGAGTGGGGCTCGGGGTTCCGACTCGACCGGTCGTGGTTCGCGCCCGCGGGTCCGACGTGGGTCGCCCTCGTGCGCTCGGACCTGTTCGCCCTCGGCGTCTACGACGGGGAGTCGGTGGCGCTCGTCGACGAGGTCGAGTCCGACGTGATGGGGTCGCACTCGAAGGGCGGCTTCTCGCAGGCGCGCTTCGAGCGCCGCCGCGACCAGCAGGTCGACGAACACCTCGACCGGGCGCGGGAGGCGATCGAAGCCCACGTCGGGTCGGGCGCGGACCGCGATCTGATCGTCCTCGGCGAGGGGACCGTCCTCGGTCGGTTCACCGACCTCGCTGACCGGACCGCGACCGTCGACGCCACCGGGGAGCCCGCCGCGGCGCTCGAAAGCGCGGTTCGGGAGTTTTGGACGGTTCGGCTGTCGCTTCTCTGA
- a CDS encoding CehA/McbA family metallohydrolase: MSLTVRIDPHVHSDASYDGSDPSELLLEQAAEIGLDAVVVTDHDVIHESVRAAELAPMYGLVGIPGVEVSTADGHLLALGVEEMPPRRAPMGETAEWVRERGGAAIVPHPFQRSRHGVRKSRLQTVDPDAIEVYNSWAFTGWKNRRARRYADAYGYPGVAGSDAHKVGYVGRAYTEIEIDNVTRAELTADVVLDAIRDGATRVEGRRTPIPMSARHYAGAGARKSGFYAKYGAYRSGALAKTGALEAARMLYRISPLSG; encoded by the coding sequence GTGTCGCTCACCGTACGAATCGATCCGCACGTCCACTCGGACGCCTCCTACGACGGGTCGGATCCCTCCGAACTGCTCTTAGAACAGGCCGCCGAGATCGGTCTCGACGCCGTCGTCGTCACCGACCACGACGTCATCCACGAGTCGGTCCGAGCGGCGGAACTGGCCCCGATGTACGGCCTCGTCGGGATCCCGGGCGTCGAGGTGTCGACCGCGGACGGCCACCTGCTCGCGCTCGGCGTCGAGGAGATGCCGCCGCGGCGCGCCCCGATGGGCGAAACCGCCGAGTGGGTCCGCGAGCGCGGGGGCGCCGCCATCGTGCCGCACCCGTTCCAGCGCAGCCGACACGGGGTCCGAAAGAGCCGACTTCAGACCGTCGACCCCGACGCGATCGAGGTGTACAACTCCTGGGCGTTCACCGGGTGGAAGAACCGCCGGGCGCGGCGGTACGCCGACGCGTACGGCTACCCCGGCGTCGCCGGCAGCGACGCGCACAAGGTCGGGTACGTCGGCCGCGCGTACACGGAGATCGAGATCGACAACGTCACCCGCGCGGAGCTGACGGCCGACGTCGTCCTGGACGCGATCAGAGACGGCGCGACGAGAGTCGAGGGCCGGCGGACGCCGATTCCGATGTCCGCGCGTCACTACGCCGGCGCGGGCGCCAGAAAGAGCGGGTTCTACGCGAAGTACGGCGCCTATCGGAGCGGCGCGCTCGCGAAGACCGGGGCGCTCGAAGCCGCGCGGATGCTCTATCGGATCTCGCCGCTGTCGGGGTAA
- a CDS encoding VOC family protein: MKRRNSPVAKLGHVAAHTPDLDESLWFFNEVMGLQVTERDGDTAYLRGMRDWEHHTLSLTESGKSGVDHFAFRTASEEALDELEQQFEAEGEEITHVEAGEENGIGEAIRVEKFGHNYEFYWDVEKPDAPEGQRSGLRNRVYSESVGNRIAPRRIDHIHVNDPGQNAFDHDEWLRETMNFQLNERYEAEDGEYWGWWYAVTPLPHDIAIHREPEDDPTQFHHVAFHLDSLQDLWTAGDICSEHGIEINNRSDGPAMHAITRADCMYVKDPASGLRLELFAGPGYLNFEPDWEPIEWKEETLGGPTNHQWHGGGPTWDGIDYV; this comes from the coding sequence ATGAAACGACGAAACTCACCCGTTGCAAAGCTCGGACACGTCGCAGCACACACCCCGGACCTCGACGAATCGCTCTGGTTCTTCAACGAGGTGATGGGCCTGCAGGTCACCGAACGCGACGGCGACACCGCCTACCTCCGCGGGATGCGAGACTGGGAACACCACACGCTCAGCCTCACCGAGAGCGGGAAGAGCGGCGTGGACCACTTCGCGTTCCGAACCGCCAGCGAGGAGGCGTTAGACGAACTCGAACAGCAGTTCGAAGCGGAGGGCGAGGAGATCACCCACGTCGAGGCCGGCGAGGAGAACGGCATCGGCGAGGCCATCCGCGTCGAGAAGTTCGGCCACAACTACGAGTTCTACTGGGACGTCGAGAAGCCAGACGCGCCAGAGGGACAGCGGTCGGGGCTCAGAAACCGCGTCTACAGCGAGTCCGTCGGGAACCGGATCGCCCCGCGGCGGATCGACCACATCCACGTGAACGACCCCGGCCAGAACGCGTTCGACCACGACGAGTGGCTGCGCGAGACGATGAACTTCCAGCTGAACGAGCGTTACGAGGCCGAGGACGGCGAGTACTGGGGCTGGTGGTACGCCGTCACGCCGCTCCCGCACGACATCGCCATCCACCGCGAACCCGAGGACGACCCGACGCAGTTCCACCACGTCGCCTTCCACCTCGACAGCCTCCAGGACCTCTGGACCGCCGGCGACATCTGCAGCGAGCACGGCATCGAGATCAACAACCGCAGCGACGGCCCGGCGATGCACGCGATCACGCGCGCGGACTGTATGTACGTGAAGGACCCCGCAAGCGGCCTCCGCCTGGAGCTGTTCGCCGGTCCCGGTTACCTCAACTTCGAGCCCGACTGGGAGCCGATCGAGTGGAAAGAAGAGACCCTCGGCGGCCCGACCAACCACCAGTGGCACGGCGGCGGCCCCACCTGGGACGGCATCGACTACGTCTGA